In Bacteroidia bacterium, the following are encoded in one genomic region:
- the cdaA gene encoding diadenylate cyclase CdaA: protein MEVGFFKITWADILDILLVAIILYYVYRSLKTQMANLLLVILFFFFLIYEVVHIFQMDLLMHILDRLAQIGFVIVIIIFQPEIRKFMLSYSQISLIESLRKRRFDPESIHLEEIVTAIKIMSATHTGALIVFQKRDSLEEIAKKGDIIEAEINSRILLTIFQKNSPMHDGAVIIANGKIQAARCILPMDTTLQLPQGYGTRHRAALSLSNEYDSVIVVISEERGEVSVAYKGNLQTQLEIDKVKSAIESYLTN from the coding sequence ATGGAAGTAGGTTTTTTCAAGATTACTTGGGCGGACATACTAGATATCCTTTTAGTAGCTATTATATTGTACTATGTGTATAGGTCTCTTAAAACCCAAATGGCAAATTTGCTATTAGTAATCTTATTTTTCTTTTTCTTGATTTACGAAGTTGTACATATTTTTCAAATGGACTTGCTGATGCATATTTTAGACCGTTTAGCTCAAATTGGTTTTGTGATTGTAATTATTATCTTTCAACCTGAAATACGCAAGTTTATGCTAAGTTACAGCCAAATATCTTTAATAGAGAGCTTGAGAAAAAGACGATTTGATCCTGAAAGTATCCACTTGGAAGAGATTGTAACAGCAATAAAAATAATGTCTGCTACTCATACGGGAGCATTGATTGTATTTCAAAAACGAGACTCGTTGGAGGAGATTGCCAAAAAAGGGGATATCATAGAGGCTGAAATTAACAGCCGAATTTTACTGACGATTTTTCAAAAAAATAGCCCTATGCACGATGGTGCAGTAATTATCGCCAATGGAAAAATTCAAGCAGCAAGATGCATTTTACCTATGGATACAACTTTACAACTTCCCCAAGGCTATGGAACAAGACACAGAGCAGCCCTCTCTCTATCTAATGAATATGATAGCGTGATAGTAGTCATTTCTGAAGAGCGGGGTGAAGTATCTGTGGCATATAAAGGTAATCTACAAACTCAATTAGAGATTGACAAGGTGAAAAGTGCTATTGAATCGTATTTAACCAACTAA